A section of the Pseudomonas fluorescens genome encodes:
- a CDS encoding phage portal protein, with amino-acid sequence MAKLLRANAHHGAIPKFKRNLLLREFIPSDGCSTQTMGRAGLDYMVFGEAYFYRDSNAFGHVLEMQHLPAINMRVKVDGGFRMLLPDNKYMDFDQDEIEHVLDYDVEQNIYGVPDYLGGLQALLLNEAATLFRRRYYSNGAHAGYIFYTNDPDLTEEDEENLRAQISASKGVGNFRSMFVNIPNGKENAIQIIPVGDFQAKDELEKVKNITRNDVIAAWRMNPALAGIIPENSGGFGDIEKIDRVYTSNEIRPICQLFNQLNDTLRKDRSISWRNAISTDSNTAQEG; translated from the coding sequence TTGGCCAAGCTGCTACGCGCCAACGCACACCACGGCGCAATCCCCAAGTTCAAGCGCAACTTGCTGTTGCGTGAGTTCATCCCGTCCGATGGCTGCAGCACGCAGACGATGGGCCGAGCGGGTCTGGATTATATGGTGTTCGGGGAAGCGTATTTCTACCGCGACAGCAACGCCTTCGGCCATGTTCTGGAGATGCAGCACCTGCCGGCGATCAACATGCGGGTGAAGGTAGATGGCGGTTTCAGGATGCTGCTACCCGACAACAAGTACATGGACTTCGACCAGGACGAAATCGAACACGTCCTGGACTACGACGTGGAACAGAACATCTACGGCGTGCCCGACTACCTGGGCGGCCTGCAGGCGCTGTTGCTCAACGAAGCCGCGACCCTGTTCCGCCGGCGCTACTACAGCAACGGCGCGCACGCGGGCTACATCTTCTACACCAACGACCCCGACTTGACCGAGGAAGACGAAGAGAACCTGCGCGCCCAGATCAGCGCCAGCAAGGGCGTGGGCAACTTCCGCTCAATGTTCGTCAACATCCCCAATGGTAAGGAAAACGCGATCCAGATTATCCCCGTGGGGGACTTCCAGGCCAAAGACGAGTTGGAGAAAGTGAAGAACATCACGCGCAATGACGTTATCGCTGCCTGGCGCATGAACCCCGCCCTGGCCGGAATCATCCCGGAAAACAGCGGGGGGTTTGGAGACATTGAGAAGATCGATCGCGTGTACACCAGCAACGAGATCCGGCCCATCTGTCAGTTGTTCAATCAGTTGAATGACACCCTGAGAAAAGACAGGAGTATTAGCTGGAGAAATGCCATTTCAACAGACAGTAACACTGCACAAGAAGGCTAA
- a CDS encoding ogr/Delta-like zinc finger family protein, producing MRVVCKCGNKGRIASREELSQDFAKLYCQCLDATCGHTWVANLTFSHTLSPSAQSYERMLFDRLRDMPKAKQRELFDQLGVA from the coding sequence ATGAGAGTTGTATGCAAATGCGGAAACAAGGGCCGGATTGCTTCCAGAGAAGAGCTATCGCAGGATTTTGCGAAGCTGTATTGCCAGTGCCTCGATGCAACGTGCGGGCACACTTGGGTAGCAAACTTGACGTTCTCACATACGCTAAGCCCCTCCGCTCAGTCATACGAAAGAATGTTGTTCGATCGTTTGAGGGATATGCCCAAGGCGAAACAGCGGGAGCTGTTCGATCAGCTTGGCGTTGCTTAA
- a CDS encoding helix-turn-helix domain-containing protein, producing MLIADGVGDRLREERERLGLNQTDFGTLLGVSRGTQKNYELGANSLDLRYVSALVEHKVDAGYVLSGHRSPPPGQGLAPAEADLVEQFRRLPPDDQKTVRRIVKSMAAEAADPLD from the coding sequence ATGCTCATAGCTGACGGAGTAGGTGATCGCCTAAGGGAAGAGCGCGAGCGCTTAGGTTTGAATCAAACTGATTTTGGGACGTTGTTGGGGGTTAGCCGTGGAACTCAAAAAAATTATGAGTTAGGCGCCAATTCGCTGGACCTGCGCTACGTCTCTGCGTTGGTAGAACATAAGGTTGACGCGGGTTACGTGCTTTCTGGGCATCGATCTCCGCCGCCTGGCCAGGGGCTAGCTCCTGCAGAGGCGGATCTGGTCGAACAATTCAGGCGGCTACCGCCTGATGATCAAAAAACTGTGCGGCGTATCGTTAAGTCCATGGCTGCAGAGGCCGCTGACCCACTCGATTAA
- a CDS encoding DNA-binding protein, protein MPATVTPEQARAALDHKGVSIAEFSRKHGLNKNLVSDLLNGRIKGRRGEAHRAAVLLGIKDGVIAQ, encoded by the coding sequence ATGCCCGCCACCGTTACACCCGAGCAAGCCCGGGCCGCTCTTGATCACAAGGGAGTGAGCATCGCGGAGTTCAGCCGAAAACATGGACTGAACAAAAATTTAGTCAGCGACCTATTGAACGGTCGGATCAAAGGTCGCCGGGGGGAGGCACATCGCGCCGCCGTGTTACTCGGTATCAAAGACGGCGTAATTGCACAGTAA
- a CDS encoding YmfL family putative regulatory protein, which yields MESQVLKTRREVVSAIICTFEGGRECAAALIGLPLKKFDNHAYENNNCRPLTDAQIFQLEQVTGTQHLANYVAAMYGGMFVPVTSPEKLDNVEMYSRAIQSAAKRGTVDQIIAQALDDGVITEAEAQAIQNAHTLHLAARTAEVYAAIDLYRAKLGKTI from the coding sequence ATGGAAAGCCAGGTTCTAAAAACACGCCGTGAAGTTGTCAGTGCCATTATTTGCACCTTTGAAGGTGGCCGCGAATGCGCCGCCGCCCTAATCGGTTTACCACTCAAAAAGTTTGATAACCACGCCTATGAGAACAACAACTGCCGTCCTTTGACAGACGCCCAGATCTTCCAACTGGAGCAAGTTACCGGCACCCAGCACTTGGCCAACTACGTGGCGGCAATGTACGGCGGCATGTTCGTACCTGTCACCAGCCCTGAGAAACTGGATAACGTGGAGATGTACTCACGAGCTATACAGAGTGCGGCCAAACGGGGAACGGTCGATCAGATCATTGCTCAGGCGCTTGATGATGGCGTGATCACCGAGGCCGAAGCCCAGGCAATACAGAACGCTCACACCCTGCACTTGGCTGCACGGACTGCCGAAGTTTATGCCGCCATCGACCTCTACCGCGCCAAGTTGGGGAAAACCATATGA
- a CDS encoding toprim domain-containing protein, translating to MKEDLRHDVLQRLQSDFGLKHRVGTDYMRGGTCPKCKKKELYSRFDTPWMVICGRPEKCGHTLHVKELYDDLFEDWSKRAPATDQHPNATARAYLEFARGFRFELIQGWFTQETFYSAEHNAGSATVRFALEKGGWWERLIDQPHRFGKMKARFKSKDSYRGVWWCPPCVDLLEAKEIWIVEGIFDAIALVHNDIAAVSAMSSNAFPGDSLKALIKAREGLKLPKLVWALDNEPSANAYTRRWVREARALGFVCESAQIPQRDGRKSDWNDLHQRWTFIQDDTKRADQIATDLKQARHQGALLLAESAAEKALLMYDWNKRGEFHLGFGSRLYWFKLDMEKFNRAMSDIEDSENHDDQLLNQAQQREKALQQSGSVVEIANCYPQALYFQRNEVTDESWYYMRVDFPHDSESVKNTFTSGQLSAASEFKKRLLGMAAGAMFTGSGQQLDKLMKDQLFGIKTVSTIDYVGYSKEYACYVYGDIAIKDGATYKVNSEDYFEFGKLRLKTLQKGVPIKLQREAKGFDEKWVQLLWTCFGAQGFVALVFFFGSLFCEQIRARYQSFPFLEATGEAGAGKTTLLNLLWKLLGREGYEGFDPMKSTKAGRSRLMGQVSGMPVVFLEADRHGDDRAHAKTFEWDELKDFFGGGTLATKGVKTAGNETYEPPFRGTIAISQNAAVVAHEAIMTRIVKLHFVRPTVTPESRAAADQLNALDGGTLSHFLLRAVGKESAVLELFAQRMPEHESKLRRLHTHCFACSTAYASDQGNCTSCGYDLRGYIRVERISKNHAQMLSLLDGIRLVLKLSAPQVAATQRQIVRMAIERQASISSDHAAVAEFWEVYDYLESLSEDPVVNHSSDPAVIAINLNEFCERAAEHKQKLADVATLRDLLKESRSRKFLDSNKAVHSAVRAAFNSRNPCSQPRPTTVKCWTFKA from the coding sequence ATGAAAGAAGATCTTCGCCACGACGTGCTGCAACGCCTCCAATCTGACTTCGGGCTCAAGCACCGCGTGGGCACCGACTACATGCGCGGCGGCACCTGCCCAAAGTGCAAAAAGAAAGAGCTGTATTCCCGGTTTGATACGCCCTGGATGGTGATTTGTGGTCGCCCTGAGAAGTGTGGCCACACCCTGCACGTAAAAGAGTTGTACGACGATCTGTTTGAAGATTGGAGCAAGCGAGCGCCGGCAACAGACCAGCACCCCAACGCGACGGCACGCGCTTACCTGGAGTTCGCCCGGGGCTTTCGGTTTGAGCTGATCCAAGGCTGGTTCACCCAGGAAACCTTCTACTCTGCTGAACACAACGCCGGCAGCGCCACTGTGCGCTTCGCACTGGAGAAAGGCGGCTGGTGGGAACGCCTGATTGATCAGCCCCACCGCTTCGGCAAGATGAAAGCCCGCTTTAAATCCAAGGACAGTTATCGCGGCGTCTGGTGGTGCCCGCCTTGCGTAGACCTTCTTGAGGCCAAGGAAATCTGGATTGTCGAAGGGATCTTCGACGCCATCGCCCTGGTGCATAACGACATCGCTGCTGTCTCGGCCATGTCTTCCAATGCGTTCCCTGGCGATTCGCTCAAGGCCCTAATTAAGGCCCGCGAGGGATTGAAGCTGCCCAAGCTGGTTTGGGCGCTTGATAACGAACCCAGCGCCAACGCATACACCCGGCGCTGGGTGCGCGAAGCCCGAGCCCTAGGTTTCGTCTGTGAGTCTGCACAAATCCCCCAACGCGACGGCCGCAAGTCTGATTGGAACGACCTACATCAGCGGTGGACCTTCATCCAGGACGATACCAAGCGTGCCGACCAGATCGCTACCGACCTCAAGCAAGCCCGTCACCAAGGAGCCTTGCTACTGGCAGAGAGCGCAGCGGAAAAAGCGTTGCTCATGTACGACTGGAACAAGCGAGGTGAATTTCACCTGGGCTTTGGTAGCCGTCTGTACTGGTTCAAGTTGGACATGGAGAAGTTCAACCGAGCCATGTCCGACATCGAGGACAGCGAGAACCACGACGACCAGTTGCTCAACCAGGCGCAACAACGCGAAAAGGCGCTGCAGCAGTCGGGCAGTGTTGTAGAGATTGCCAACTGTTATCCCCAGGCCCTGTACTTCCAGCGTAACGAGGTAACGGACGAGTCCTGGTACTACATGCGTGTGGACTTCCCCCACGACTCCGAAAGCGTAAAAAACACCTTCACCAGCGGCCAGTTATCGGCCGCAAGTGAATTCAAAAAGCGGCTGCTCGGCATGGCGGCGGGCGCCATGTTTACCGGCAGTGGCCAGCAGCTCGACAAGCTCATGAAAGATCAACTGTTCGGCATCAAAACCGTTTCGACCATCGACTACGTGGGCTACAGCAAGGAATACGCCTGCTACGTCTATGGCGATATCGCGATCAAGGACGGCGCCACCTACAAGGTCAACAGCGAAGACTATTTCGAGTTCGGCAAGCTGCGCCTAAAAACGCTGCAGAAAGGCGTCCCCATCAAGCTGCAGCGCGAAGCAAAGGGCTTCGACGAGAAGTGGGTGCAGTTGCTGTGGACCTGCTTCGGTGCCCAGGGATTCGTCGCCCTGGTGTTCTTTTTCGGCTCGCTGTTCTGCGAACAGATCCGCGCTCGCTACCAGTCGTTCCCATTCCTGGAAGCCACTGGTGAAGCCGGCGCGGGCAAAACAACCCTGTTGAACCTCCTCTGGAAACTACTCGGCCGCGAAGGCTACGAAGGATTTGACCCAATGAAATCTACCAAGGCCGGGCGTTCTCGCTTAATGGGCCAGGTCTCCGGTATGCCGGTGGTATTTCTGGAAGCTGATCGCCACGGTGACGATCGAGCGCACGCTAAGACCTTTGAATGGGACGAGCTGAAAGACTTCTTCGGCGGCGGCACCCTGGCCACGAAAGGGGTCAAGACGGCAGGCAACGAGACGTACGAGCCGCCATTCAGGGGAACGATTGCTATCAGCCAGAACGCGGCCGTGGTTGCCCACGAAGCGATCATGACGCGGATTGTGAAGCTGCATTTTGTGCGCCCGACCGTCACGCCGGAAAGCCGTGCTGCAGCTGATCAACTCAACGCTCTGGACGGCGGCACCCTCAGCCACTTCCTGTTGCGGGCCGTGGGCAAGGAATCTGCGGTGCTTGAGCTGTTCGCCCAACGTATGCCCGAACACGAATCGAAGCTGCGCCGTTTACACACCCATTGCTTCGCCTGCAGCACGGCCTATGCCAGTGACCAGGGCAATTGCACCAGTTGCGGCTATGACCTGCGAGGCTACATCCGCGTGGAGCGCATCAGCAAAAACCACGCGCAAATGCTCTCGCTGCTGGACGGCATTCGCCTGGTACTGAAATTGAGTGCCCCCCAAGTCGCTGCCACCCAGCGCCAGATCGTGCGGATGGCCATCGAGCGCCAGGCGTCGATCAGCTCCGACCATGCCGCTGTGGCCGAGTTTTGGGAGGTTTACGACTACCTCGAATCCTTGAGTGAGGATCCGGTCGTTAACCACAGCAGCGATCCGGCCGTGATCGCAATCAACCTCAATGAATTCTGCGAGCGCGCCGCCGAACACAAACAGAAGTTGGCCGACGTGGCCACGTTGCGCGACCTGCTCAAAGAATCCCGCTCCCGCAAGTTTCTGGATAGCAACAAGGCCGTTCACAGCGCTGTACGTGCTGCGTTCAACAGCCGAAATCCCTGTTCACAACCCCGGCCGACGACAGTGAAGTGCTGGACATTCAAGGCGTAA
- a CDS encoding Arm DNA-binding domain-containing protein — protein MSGVEARGNSVRVYFQYNGEKCRETIPGGNKPATVTQAKRLLAIIEYEIDSGTFDYARHFPNSARLVENTFGHYLDLWLRIKANSVAASSYRGYANKAEVHVRPRWGKVQINAIDHLDLQEWIQGPLSKTLKNKTIRDIISNVRQVFRLYRTRMKVAHDPTEGLMVRLPDPEAPDPFTRAEIKQILETPTTRTHELLMVQFMLWAGPRVSETIALAWEDVDLEQGTVTFRRSKVRGAYRVTKTRRSMRKVRLLAPAWDALRKVDALTRHRKAETVEIVERDNKTVRRHTLNFVFLNTKSGLPHANDFVVRDRFFKAHLLAAGVRYRGPGQCRHTYASQLLTTGIASIDWIAEQMGHTNGNMIRQHYGTWINEDGPDVVGMLQLALKL, from the coding sequence ATGAGTGGGGTCGAAGCTCGCGGCAATTCCGTGAGAGTCTATTTTCAATACAACGGCGAAAAATGCCGCGAAACGATACCAGGAGGAAACAAACCGGCCACTGTGACCCAGGCGAAGCGCTTGCTCGCCATTATTGAGTACGAGATCGACTCCGGCACCTTTGATTACGCACGCCATTTCCCTAACTCGGCCAGATTGGTGGAAAACACCTTCGGCCACTACCTAGACCTATGGTTGCGTATCAAGGCCAACAGCGTGGCCGCATCCAGCTACCGAGGATATGCCAATAAAGCTGAAGTGCATGTGCGACCACGCTGGGGCAAGGTCCAAATCAACGCGATCGACCATCTTGACCTGCAGGAGTGGATCCAGGGACCACTGTCTAAAACACTCAAAAACAAGACCATCCGCGACATTATCAGCAACGTGCGCCAGGTGTTTCGGCTCTACCGTACACGGATGAAAGTCGCCCACGATCCTACCGAGGGTTTGATGGTACGCCTGCCAGATCCCGAAGCGCCGGACCCTTTCACCCGGGCGGAAATCAAGCAGATCCTGGAGACACCAACCACCCGCACGCATGAGTTGCTAATGGTGCAGTTTATGCTGTGGGCCGGTCCTCGGGTGTCTGAAACCATCGCATTGGCGTGGGAGGACGTCGACCTGGAACAAGGCACGGTGACGTTTCGCCGATCGAAGGTGCGTGGTGCCTACAGAGTCACAAAAACCCGGCGCTCGATGCGCAAAGTTCGTCTGTTGGCCCCTGCGTGGGACGCCTTGCGCAAGGTGGATGCGCTAACGCGACATCGAAAAGCAGAAACCGTGGAGATTGTTGAGCGGGACAATAAGACCGTACGCCGGCACACGCTGAATTTTGTTTTCTTAAACACTAAAAGCGGCTTGCCACACGCTAACGATTTTGTCGTGCGTGACCGGTTTTTCAAAGCTCATCTACTCGCTGCCGGCGTTCGCTACCGTGGACCAGGTCAATGCCGCCACACGTACGCCAGTCAGTTGCTGACCACTGGTATTGCCTCAATCGATTGGATTGCCGAGCAGATGGGGCACACCAACGGCAATATGATCCGTCAACACTATGGGACCTGGATCAATGAGGACGGGCCAGACGTGGTAGGAATGCTACAACTGGCACTCAAACTTTAA
- a CDS encoding SulP family inorganic anion transporter, with amino-acid sequence MFETIKANWLSNVRADVLAGLVVALALIPEAIAFSIISGVDPKVGLYASFCICTVIAFVGGRPAMISAATGAMALLMVNLVKDHGLQYLLAATLLCGVIQIIAGYLKLGELMRFVSRSVVTGFVNALAILIFMAQLPELTGVTWPVYAMTAGGLAIIYLFPRVPVIGRLLPSPLVCIIVLTAIAMYLGLKVHTVGDMGALPNSLPIFMWPSVPLNLDTLLIVLPYSAALAVVGLLESMMTATIVDDLTDTPSDKNRECKGQGIANIATGMIGGMAGCAMIGQSMINVKSGGRTRLSTLSAGVLLLVMMLFLGDWLARIPMAALVAVMIMVSISTFNWASIRNLKQYPLSTNIVMVVTVVVVVATHNLAYGVVAGTLLAAMFFANKIGHYLDVTSKRDPENSRRTYYVVGQVFFGSADRFTSAFDLKEKLETLTIDLREAHFWDITAVAALDKVVLKLRKAGAVVDVIGMNQATATLVDRFGVHDKPDGIDTLMGH; translated from the coding sequence ATGTTTGAAACGATCAAAGCCAACTGGCTATCTAATGTGCGAGCTGACGTTCTGGCTGGCCTCGTAGTTGCACTGGCGCTCATTCCTGAGGCTATCGCGTTTTCGATCATCTCTGGTGTTGACCCTAAAGTGGGTCTATACGCATCGTTCTGTATCTGTACTGTGATCGCGTTTGTTGGCGGTCGACCAGCGATGATCTCCGCCGCTACCGGTGCAATGGCTTTGCTTATGGTGAACCTGGTTAAGGATCACGGACTTCAGTATCTTTTGGCCGCCACACTGCTGTGTGGCGTTATCCAGATTATCGCGGGATACCTTAAGCTCGGTGAACTGATGCGCTTCGTGTCTCGCTCCGTAGTCACGGGCTTCGTCAATGCACTGGCCATTCTCATTTTTATGGCTCAACTGCCAGAGTTGACCGGAGTGACCTGGCCGGTGTATGCGATGACAGCAGGCGGTCTGGCTATCATTTATCTTTTTCCTCGCGTTCCGGTGATTGGCCGACTGCTGCCTTCGCCATTGGTGTGCATCATCGTGCTGACCGCGATCGCTATGTATCTTGGACTCAAGGTACATACGGTGGGTGATATGGGGGCGTTGCCTAATAGCTTGCCAATTTTCATGTGGCCAAGTGTTCCGTTAAACCTCGATACGTTGCTTATCGTCCTGCCTTATTCGGCTGCGCTGGCCGTTGTAGGTCTGCTTGAATCGATGATGACGGCTACGATTGTTGACGATCTTACTGATACCCCCAGCGATAAAAATCGTGAGTGTAAAGGTCAGGGCATCGCAAACATTGCTACCGGCATGATCGGAGGTATGGCGGGCTGCGCAATGATTGGCCAGTCAATGATTAACGTGAAGTCGGGCGGACGCACGCGTCTGTCCACGTTGAGCGCTGGGGTCCTGTTGTTGGTAATGATGTTGTTTCTTGGTGACTGGCTGGCTCGGATTCCTATGGCCGCTCTGGTAGCCGTCATGATCATGGTATCGATCAGCACATTTAACTGGGCTTCTATTCGTAATCTCAAACAATACCCGCTGTCTACGAACATCGTAATGGTGGTCACCGTAGTTGTCGTTGTTGCCACGCACAACTTGGCTTACGGCGTTGTTGCGGGGACTTTGCTTGCAGCGATGTTTTTCGCTAACAAAATCGGCCATTACCTGGATGTCACGTCCAAGCGAGACCCTGAAAACAGCCGCCGTACCTACTACGTCGTAGGGCAGGTGTTTTTTGGTTCTGCCGATCGTTTTACGAGCGCTTTTGATCTCAAAGAGAAATTGGAAACCTTGACCATTGATTTGCGAGAGGCTCATTTTTGGGACATTACAGCGGTAGCTGCGCTGGATAAGGTGGTTTTGAAATTACGTAAAGCTGGCGCAGTTGTGGATGTGATTGGAATGAACCAGGCCACTGCAACGCTGGTTGACCGATTTGGCGTTCATGATAAACCGGACGGGATCGATACCTTGATGGGGCATTGA
- a CDS encoding crotonase/enoyl-CoA hydratase family protein: MSELIAYHLEDGIATLTLSNGKVNAISPAVVSAFNEALDQAEKDRAVVIITGTPGILSGGYDLKVMTAGPKEAVSLVTSGSTLARRLLSHPFPVIVACPGHAVAKGAFLLLSADYRIGVEGPFSIGLNEVMIGMTMHHAGIELARDRLRKSAFHRSVINAEMFTPQDALNAGFLDKVVAPEALQAAALEVARQLKKINMNAHKHTKLKVRKALLDLLDNAIIQDQEHLG, encoded by the coding sequence ATGAGTGAGTTGATTGCCTACCACCTCGAAGACGGTATCGCGACCCTGACCTTGAGCAACGGTAAGGTCAATGCCATTTCCCCTGCCGTGGTCAGTGCGTTTAATGAAGCGCTGGACCAGGCCGAGAAGGATCGGGCGGTGGTGATTATCACCGGCACGCCGGGAATTCTGTCGGGTGGTTATGATTTGAAGGTGATGACTGCCGGCCCTAAAGAGGCAGTCAGCCTGGTGACATCGGGCTCGACCCTGGCGCGCCGTCTGTTGTCGCACCCGTTTCCAGTGATTGTGGCGTGCCCCGGGCATGCGGTGGCCAAAGGCGCGTTTCTGTTGCTGTCGGCTGATTACCGGATTGGTGTCGAGGGCCCCTTTAGCATTGGCCTGAATGAAGTGATGATCGGCATGACCATGCACCATGCCGGGATTGAACTGGCGCGTGATCGCCTGCGCAAGTCGGCGTTTCATCGTTCAGTGATCAATGCCGAGATGTTCACCCCGCAGGATGCCTTGAATGCCGGTTTCCTCGACAAGGTAGTGGCGCCAGAGGCGTTGCAGGCGGCGGCACTGGAAGTTGCGCGGCAGTTGAAGAAGATCAACATGAACGCCCATAAGCACACCAAGCTGAAGGTACGTAAGGCTCTGCTGGATCTGCTGGATAACGCGATCATCCAGGACCAGGAGCATTTGGGCTGA
- a CDS encoding 1-acylglycerol-3-phosphate O-acyltransferase: protein MLYFLRMLLMGLHFLIAGVLGVLLGVCRPFNPDNSRLCARLYALPAMWILRLGLKTQVDSLRNKPSSCVIIANHQSNYDLFVFGNVVPYRTVCIGKKSLKWVPLFGQLFWLAGNVLIDRGNAQKARRSMLTTTHTLQHENTSIWVFPEGTRNLGESLLPFKKGAFQMAIAAGVPIVPVCVSTYVTQMKLNRWNSGDILIRSLAPIPTVGLTMDDMPGLMEKCQIQMAECIEAMDQELQNR from the coding sequence ATGCTCTATTTTTTACGCATGTTATTGATGGGCCTACATTTTCTGATCGCCGGTGTACTCGGGGTGTTACTGGGCGTATGCCGGCCGTTCAACCCGGACAACAGCCGCCTTTGTGCACGCCTGTATGCACTGCCAGCCATGTGGATCCTGCGGCTTGGGCTCAAGACGCAAGTGGACTCGCTACGCAACAAGCCAAGCAGTTGCGTGATTATTGCCAACCACCAGTCCAACTATGATTTGTTCGTGTTCGGCAACGTAGTGCCCTATCGCACCGTCTGTATCGGCAAAAAAAGCCTGAAGTGGGTGCCACTGTTCGGGCAACTGTTCTGGCTGGCGGGCAATGTCTTGATTGACCGGGGCAATGCACAGAAGGCGCGGCGGTCGATGTTGACCACCACCCATACCTTGCAACACGAAAACACGTCGATCTGGGTGTTTCCGGAAGGCACACGCAACCTGGGTGAGTCGTTGTTGCCATTCAAGAAGGGCGCGTTCCAGATGGCGATTGCCGCCGGGGTGCCGATTGTGCCGGTGTGTGTCAGTACCTATGTAACGCAGATGAAGCTCAATCGTTGGAACAGTGGCGACATTTTGATCCGATCCCTGGCGCCGATTCCTACGGTAGGCTTGACGATGGATGACATGCCCGGGCTGATGGAAAAATGCCAGATTCAGATGGCCGAGTGCATCGAGGCCATGGATCAAGAACTGCAAAACCGCTGA
- a CDS encoding magnesium and cobalt transport protein CorA, with protein sequence MGRVVAAAVYSAGKKVRDITLDEGAAWAAKPGHFVWIGLEEPDAQELANLQRQFNLHELAIEDALEKHSRPKLETFGDALFIVTYSPVRHEGKLEFIETHIFAGNGYIITARNGHSASYGYVRQRCEARPLLLEHGEDFVLYALLDFVTENYQPVSEAIHAEIDALEHNVLCNSLNERDIQNLHGLRRDVLRLRRHVAPMVEISEELQKLNFPFIDKNMRPYFRDVEIHVTRQMEDLSTLRDIASQTIEIGVLLEASRQSVVQRKFAAWAAILAFPTAVAGIYGMNFQNMPELQWHYGYFAVLGFITVGCTGLWASFKRSGWL encoded by the coding sequence ATGGGTAGAGTTGTTGCCGCAGCCGTCTACAGCGCCGGGAAAAAAGTCAGGGATATCACCCTCGATGAAGGCGCCGCCTGGGCCGCCAAGCCCGGTCACTTTGTGTGGATCGGCCTGGAAGAGCCCGACGCCCAGGAGCTGGCCAACCTGCAACGCCAGTTCAACCTGCATGAACTGGCCATTGAAGACGCCCTGGAAAAACACAGCCGGCCCAAGTTGGAAACCTTTGGCGACGCACTGTTTATCGTGACCTACTCGCCGGTACGCCATGAGGGCAAGCTGGAGTTTATCGAGACCCATATCTTCGCCGGCAACGGCTACATCATCACTGCCCGTAACGGCCACTCGGCGTCCTACGGCTATGTGCGCCAGCGCTGTGAGGCAAGGCCCCTGTTGTTGGAGCACGGGGAAGATTTCGTACTCTATGCGCTGCTGGATTTTGTCACCGAAAACTACCAGCCAGTGAGCGAGGCCATTCATGCCGAGATCGATGCGCTGGAGCACAACGTATTGTGCAATTCCCTGAATGAGCGGGACATCCAGAACCTGCACGGCCTGCGCCGGGATGTGCTGCGGTTGCGCCGGCATGTGGCACCGATGGTGGAAATCAGCGAAGAATTGCAGAAGCTGAATTTCCCGTTTATCGACAAGAACATGCGCCCGTACTTTCGCGATGTGGAGATCCACGTCACGCGGCAGATGGAAGACCTTTCGACCCTGCGCGACATCGCCAGCCAGACCATCGAGATCGGCGTGCTGCTCGAAGCCTCGCGCCAGAGCGTGGTACAGCGCAAGTTTGCAGCCTGGGCGGCGATCCTCGCATTTCCCACAGCGGTGGCCGGGATCTACGGGATGAACTTCCAGAATATGCCGGAGCTACAATGGCACTACGGCTATTTTGCGGTGCTGGGGTTTATCACGGTGGGGTGTACGGGGTTGTGGGCCAGCTTCAAGCGCTCGGGGTGGCTATAA